In the Drosophila teissieri strain GT53w chromosome 3R, Prin_Dtei_1.1, whole genome shotgun sequence genome, AGacgtttattttttattatttatgtgtaCTCTGGTAGATGTTTCAAAATCGTAATGTTTGCTCTCAGTGAAGGACTTAGACGTCCATTTcctttaatttttaagtttattataattaaggGGAAGTTTTAATATCAATCTACGATTTCAAAAAGGGATATAATATGTATTTGAAACGTAGCTGAATAGCAGCCCATTCACAATATTTGGAAATAACATATTTACTGTAATGCATAAATGTATAACCTATTCCTAGTTAATGGTAGATGTCTTAAAGCGCGCTGCGCATGGAACTCAGTTGGAGGAGCCAATGCCGGTtagctcctgcagctccttgaGCAAGTGCTTATTGTACTCCTTGTGATTGATGGGGGCTACAGACTGCACAGTGAGCTTGTTGCGAGTCATGTCCCCGAAAACCTCGTTCTTGCAGCGCAGCTTAAAGATGTGCGATGTGAAGTTGAGTGCGGAGAAAATCTGTTCGGCCTTGGCAGGGTCGTTCTCAAGGGCCTCACCCACTTCCTGCGAACTGTGTCCGAGCAGCTGTTCGCCGACCTCGTTAAAGCTACTGACCCAACGGTTGGAAGTCCAGTCGCCAATGCTcatctaaaataaattatttatgttagTTGAAGAACGGATATTTAAAGTAAGAAAGCTATATGTTGCACAGGCAATACTTACGTTGATAAGCAGCCGATACTTAAAGTTGGGAAACAGTGCGTTGCATTTCTCGCAGCGGAACTGGTCGTTGCCCTCATCTACAACCTTCTTGTTGCAGTCGCTTTGAGGGCAGGCTCGGTAGAAGGCATTCTCCTGTTTGACGATGTGCACCACTGCCTTGCACTGGAAGTAATCAGGCTTGTCGCCACTGCCAAGGTTGCGAGCCCGCGCATCCTTAAGCGTCATCCATTCGGTTGAGAAGTTTCCCCCGCCTGTTCGCGCCGAAACCATATTGGCGACATTGTCACCGCCTCCATTGTCGAACCAGCCGCGCAGCTTATGCGCCTCGGGGATATCGGGGTTGATCTTCATGATTGAGCCGCCACCTAGGCTCAAGGATTTTCCGCCATTAAACTCATTAATACGCGATCCCTTGACCAGGATCACAGGCTGCACATGACCGTCAAAATTAACGGCCTCATCACCCCAGAGGGTCAAGCTGATGGCCGAGTTACTCATGTCCACCAGGGTTATATCCCGCTTCTTGAATTCCTTGTTTGTGGTGCGAGCTACGAAGGATTGCAGCTCGCCCACCTCCTTGCAAATTCCAATTGTGTCCACCGCTGCTTTGTTTTCCATACCAGACACATCGGAAATAGGAATAAGGTTGTACTTAATTTCCGGAATGGGATCATCGTCGTTATCCTCGCACTGCTGGACAACCGTTTCACCAGAAAAGGTCATCTCGTAAGCGTTGTTCAGCGAAGAGTACTGTTTGTTTGCAGGTTTCAATTGGCACTTGGATATGTAGTACACGCTGTCCACTTGAATGAGGTCGTAGAACTTATCGCACTGTTCCTTGAAGGCAGTGGCCCGAATTTCGCCCGATTCGTCCATTAAATCCATGCTGAACAACTTGCCCTCGCCGCGGGCATTACTCCATGTGCGAATAGCGGATTTTGAGGTCACGCGAGCCTTAATCACCCACTTGTTTTGGTAGGGACTCAGGCTGGAAATAGGATGTGTCATTCCACTATTAATAGAGGCATTCATTACTacgttattattgttgttatggCTTTGTTCCTTTCTGGCCACGGGCTTGGAATTAGAAGGTGCTGCTGCCTTAGGAGCCAGATCCTGCTTGGCTGCATTTTCATACGTGACGGGTTCGCCAATTTTGGACTTAACCTCGGCGCCTGGATTCACGACAGTCAACTCGGAAATGATGAGAACGCGTCTAAAAGGGAAGTTTATGGTAAAATTCTGTCGGAAGATTGTTTTACCGTATACTTACTTGCCGGCTCCGTCCTTGCCAACCAGTGAGGTCACATATTTATCCAACTGGACAATGGTGAACTCTTCTAGTTCTCCATTGTGCTGCATCACGTTCAGCTGACTGGCCAGCATCGCGTAGCTGTTGAAGTACTTGCCGTCGGAGATCAGGATGCGATAGCGCTCTGAGTCCGCGGCGCTATTAATCTTCTTGATTGCCAGGATCTGGAGAACCGGACCATCCACAACCTCGCCATGCATAATGCGCTGCAGCCGGTTGTTCGAAATGTTACTATACAAATTCATGAATTTTAAGCTGTCATACTTACAGCAATCACTCCTGTGGACAAAGATGCCAGTACCATTTTGATTATTAACAATAAATTGGGAATTtcacaaacaaatataattcatGCGTCGAGGGCTGGGAACACACTGAAGCTATAAGAGGCGGGAAGGTCTGCTCCGTAGTTTTGATTCAGTGGTAACGGAACTAGTTCAAGTTGGGCTCCATTCAGAGCTGCATTTCAGGGCAGTAAAGTTTTGGTTGCTTAATAGAAAACGCAATAGAAAATGCTTTTACTTTTATGTTTGTGAACCATATTTTGGTCATAATTCTATCAATTGAAATATAACTTTTAACATGACTGACATTTGTCGTAATAATGCCTactctatttttttgtaaacttttCTATTAGACTGgtattataaaaatactttaatattttaatattaaaattatatgaatattttaccTTTAATTTTGTGATATTTCATTCCCAAAAAGAAAGtctttataatttactttattaatagacaaatatgttttttattgttcttatgtaaaataaataaacagacGAGAATGTTCATTGTACGTACAAGCCGTTTACACCACTGTTTATCGAAAGTTAAATGTAGCCCTGAATTTGCTCGATCAGCAAACATTTTCCCGCGCAAACATTTTCGCACGCGTCGTCACAACAAGATCGCCAgtataaaacaaaacatattgCAGATAGACGCTAAGCACAACAGACACACGTTATGGATAATCCCAGTTCACCGCCGCCAAATA is a window encoding:
- the LOC122620187 gene encoding replication protein A 70 kDa DNA-binding subunit, yielding MVLASLSTGVIARIMHGEVVDGPVLQILAIKKINSAADSERYRILISDGKYFNSYAMLASQLNVMQHNGELEEFTIVQLDKYVTSLVGKDGAGKRVLIISELTVVNPGAEVKSKIGEPVTYENAAKQDLAPKAAAPSNSKPVARKEQSHNNNNNVVMNASINSGMTHPISSLSPYQNKWVIKARVTSKSAIRTWSNARGEGKLFSMDLMDESGEIRATAFKEQCDKFYDLIQVDSVYYISKCQLKPANKQYSSLNNAYEMTFSGETVVQQCEDNDDDPIPEIKYNLIPISDVSGMENKAAVDTIGICKEVGELQSFVARTTNKEFKKRDITLVDMSNSAISLTLWGDEAVNFDGHVQPVILVKGSRINEFNGGKSLSLGGGSIMKINPDIPEAHKLRGWFDNGGGDNVANMVSARTGGGNFSTEWMTLKDARARNLGSGDKPDYFQCKAVVHIVKQENAFYRACPQSDCNKKVVDEGNDQFRCEKCNALFPNFKYRLLINMSIGDWTSNRWVSSFNEVGEQLLGHSSQEVGEALENDPAKAEQIFSALNFTSHIFKLRCKNEVFGDMTRNKLTVQSVAPINHKEYNKHLLKELQELTGIGSSN